The Passer domesticus isolate bPasDom1 chromosome 22, bPasDom1.hap1, whole genome shotgun sequence genomic sequence CCTTCCATGTGTTGTCATTGCAGCTTAAAAAACTTGTATTTCTGTTAAAACTCCTGGTTAGAAATAGTTGTGTTAGAACTCCTGAAATCAAGTTCCTCTTGTATCTTCCTCCTTTCCAGTTGAGCAGGGTTTGTGCAATGCTTGATAAATCCAAAGCTCAGGTTTTCCTGGCTGGCATTAGACTATAGGGAGCTGTATTTGAATTTCTctgattttgtgtttttcctcatttctagTTGAGCACTTTACACCTGAAGgatgaaaaaaccaaaccagatgCCAATGGTGAGTTCCAGCTGCTCAGATGGGCTTGGAAAGGGGGGAATGTTTCCCTGTGGGGgttcagagctctgctgccaaaGGAAATTCCTGATAAATCATGAGATTCCAGAAGAGCTGAGGTTAATCAGCAGCACAGACTGGTGATTTTGGTGTCTCGGGGGGCTGTGTGAGCAAAATCTGTTGGTGTGGTGGCTAAACTGCACGTGGAGCTGGTGCCTGGGTCTCCTGTGCACAGCAGTGGAGCGGGGCAGTTCTCCTCAGGAAAAGGAGCTGTTGGTAGCTTTTCCCAGGATGTTCcaaagccctggggctgtgggctgcccctggggctgagctCACCTGTGCCCCACAACCTGTTCCCATTCAGGTGCTGTTGTCAAGGCAGATGACAATGTGGAGAAGACGGAGGATGAGGAGAAGGGTGAGTGCCTTCCTGAAGAAAAGATTTGGCAAGGAAATTCATTTAATTATAATTGTATTGATTTAATATATACTTAAAGTAAGTCTGCCTTATGTCTCAGGACTGCTGATCTTGTATCCTGCCCCAAGGACTTAATTGTAAGACATGTCCTTCCTCCATAACACTTTTAAAGGCATTGTGTCCTGTAATAACTTGGGAGACTCCTGGATTAGAGTGGAGAGAAATAAGGGGATAGCAGTATCCTCAAGGCAGGACTGGATACAGGAGCAGTTGGATAACCTGGAGCTGGGATTGCTGTAGCAACCAACAAGTTGCGTTTatgcagtggctgctcagagGTGGGTAAAGGCTCACGTTCTTTCAGAAGGTGGTTTTAGGAAACAGtaacaaaaccccaaagtgcAGCAGTTTTACCTTGTTTGGATCTCTCTTATTCTTAACCCTTGTGTTTCAGCTCTGAAATCTTTTAAAGTACCGTTTATCCTCAAAccttccttaaaaataaaaccctggGAGGTGTCTGCCCACATGTCAGAGTGAGGGTTGAGGAGGCCTTACCCTGTGCCAGGTAGATGCTAAGCCAAAAGAATCTCAATAAGCAGAGATCTGGATGTGTTAAAGTCCCCCTTAGAACAGTGCTCATTTGATTTGTCTTCCTGGGTATTAAATGGGGGAATCTTTGGGATCTCTCAATGTCTCATCCAGGAGGTTTGGGCTCTTCAAGCCATTACACTCTAATGAAGAATTTCAGTATTTGGAGGGATTTTGTCCCTTTTAAGTGGCTCAGGAGTTCAGTGGGAGCAAGACCTGGAACAGGCTGTGACTGATGGATTCatgttttccccctcctttcccaGAGGACAGAGCTGCCCAGTCCTTACTGAACAAGCTGATCCGCAGTAACCTGGTTGACACCACAAATCAGGTGGAGGTGCTGCAGAGGGACCCCACATCACCCCTCTACTCTGTCAAGTCCTTCGAGGAGCTGCGCCTGTAAGTGCCTGCTGGGATAGCCAGAGCCTTCTCTGCATGGAGCTGTCAAATCCTGGGATCACATATATTAAATAGGCTCCCTTATAACTGGATTTTTCAGTTTGTCATGGGGAGCCTTATTCTTAAACTCAGGGGGAGAAAGCAGTTCTGCTAAAACTGCCAGAGCAGATGTGAGTTTGAAGCCCATCAGGTAGCTGGAACCTCTCCTCATGTCCTGAAAAATTCCCTGGTGGCAGAGGAGCTACACAAACCCGTGTACTTTTAAGTGGTATCAGGTTACTGCCAACCTGTCATTAATAAGTGAGTGTATCATTTGTATTATTTAAATGCAAGGAGAGTTGGTTTATCTGGGTGCCTGGAGGGGGTTTCCCTCTGAAACAACAGCAGTGAACAGCACAAAGGGAACAGCttatcttttccagccttactGGATTTATGTGCTGGAAACACCAGTATTTTCTGACTTTCTTCCCTTTGAAAACCTCTACCAGTGCAGCTTTCAAGGGATGATAACTGTGTTTAAGGCATGGTAGATGGATATATGTATTAATATGCTGAAGAGTGTGTCCTGTTGGGATTGTTGTGCTTGTGTTGATCTCGGGTTTGTTGCTCTACAAGCTCTGCAGGAAAATGGGAGCTAAAGAGCCTTCTCCTCATGAAATGCCAGGATGTTTTGCTTTGTTCGTGTTTGTGGTTGAATGTCTACAAAAAGAAGCTGAGGTCCTGCAGTGCCTGTTAGACTAATTCATTCCTGTGTTTCAAAAGGCAAACAATCCCAGGGAGTTAAtgacagggacagccagccTAATTGAGTCTTCATTTTGTTATGACTCGGGGTATCCTTGGCAACTGGTGCAGAGTTGGGCTTTGTCTGTCCTTGCTTGGAGCAGCACAAGGTTACGTTTTCAAAGGGCTTTTGTTCTAGGCATCGTTGGAAAATAATACAGGATTTTTGCAAAATTATGTTGTGCTGAATGGGAAGTTACCGCAGTGAGAAATGTGGGCAGGAGACCTGTAACCTGCTTTGAAAGGAGAGCCCTTCTGAGAGCACTCACAGCATCCAGGGAGCACTTGGGGGTCATCAGCTGAGAATTTCCAGCACCATAACCTGGATTTAGGTTGTTCTGGGGTCTCCTTGTCCACACAAGTGTCTGCTGAGAGTAGAAAGCTCCCTGGAGAGAAAGCAGCAGATCAGAGTTTGCTGGCCAGCAGTGCCACCACACAGTTCTGGGTGTGAGGGCTGGCTTGCTGCCATGGATCACAAGGTGTAGTGACAGCAAACAGAGCTAATTATCATTTACCTGAGCCAGCGTTGCTCAGCTGTGGTACACAGTCTACACGACTTGCTGAAGCCTTGCAAGGATCTCATGATCCCTTCATCCTGTTCCTCACACTTTGTCCCACGTTTGAATCATCGAGGAGTGATAATTTTGGCACCAAGATCAGGCATGGctggggaaatgggactggCCTGAAGGACAGGATTAACACTTTCTGCTCTGTGATTCCTGGATTGTCTGAAAAGCTGCTTTGGAACAAGCAGTGCTGGCCTTAGACACAGGCTTTGCCCTCAAGCTGGAACAGGCAGGCTGACTTACTAAATCCAGAGATTTTTGCAAAGCTTCCTGTCTCGACTTCCTGCTGTCACTTATGGGTCCAGATGCTGACCACAGTTGTTTCACAGGTGGGATTGTAGCAGGGACAGCTCTAGGATGTCTTCTCGAGGGTTTTTCTCACCTTTTTGTACACAAATGAAAACTAAATTGACTTAAATAGGTGATGATataaaaatttctcttttcaggAAACCACAGCTCCTTCAAGGAGTCTATGCCATGGGCTTCAACAGACCATCTAAGATCCAGGAGAATGCCCTGCCCATGATGCTTGCTGAACCGTATGTACATCTTCTTCTTACTCTGTACCAGAATAGAAGGATTTGAAAGGTTCGGTGTGCTGCTCCTAAATTTTGGATGGGAGGAGGGTGATGGAGAAACTCTCAGGGTATGGAGAAAGGGTTCCCATGTCACAGTGTTTCTGTGGTTATTAATTATGTGACAGCGGCTCTGGATTTGTCCTTTTCTTAGGGCTGGTACTGAGCATGCAgtgctgtggggtttgggaggTTGTTACCATTTTCCTCATTAGTTTGGGAAGAAATAATACAAAATGGCTCAGAAATCCTGGGTGGGAAGGAGTAGCTGGGGTGCTGATTTTTCTCTCCACAACCCTGAGCTGGAATGTGTACTGAGGTACTGAGATGCCGGGGAAGACGTGTGAAATGGGAAATTACTGAGAGATAACCACAGCTCTCTTTCCACATCTCTAATTGAGAAACACTGAAGGAGAGTGTTGGGCAGGAAGTAATTCCTGCCCCATGGAGCGTAACTGCTCAGGTTGGCCATGGACCAGAGCAGGGGTAGATGTGACAGGATTCAGGTGCCACCGCGGTGCTTCACGCtctgagctgtgcctgctgtgcccccagcccgcAGAACCTCATCGCGCAGTCGCAGTCCGGTACTGGCAAGACAGCTGCCTTCGTCCTGGCCATGCTCAGCAGGGTTGAGCCTGGGAACAAGTACCCACAGGTAAAGTCTGTGGGATGTGGCTGTTCCAGGGCGTGTTTCACCCTGGCCATGCAGTGCCATCTAGTGAagagcctgagctgctgggaggccTTCAGATGTAAATTCACGGCTTGATGGAGCATGGTGTTATTTCTTTAAACTGCTTAAAGGGGATGGAGGTTTGGGGATTTATCAAAATGCCTTCACTGTAAAAGATGTGGATTTTGCTCAAAGCTTGTTCTTGTCAGTCCTTCCCATGCATGACACAGGATGCCATTGCTCTGTGAGTGTGTGAAGGGTGAGataatacagatgttataattcacacTATCACAATCAGAAGTAACTATTTGTTAATTACAATACATTATAAGCATTTCTTAGCTTATCAGCTTTTATCACATCATACTTCAAATACCTCAAAACTAATCATCTAAAATTACCCCTCATAAGTCTTACTACAATATATCTTTCATAGTTCTATTTCTACAAAATATCTAGTCTTAtttataaagtaattttttaaaacttgtttcTCGTTCCATTTATCTCTCAACAATGTTTATcctattttataatatttttaagtcaacatttattttctcagaGTTTACATATACATGTATACTATGTGAACCTTCTATCAAACTTGGAGAATTttttacaaatccatttcctacATGTGAGGAGTTAAATCTTTCTGGGAGGAATTAAATCAGAGAAATCGGGCTGAAGGGGGTTGGGTaagtgggtttggggtggaagagAAGGTAACTGACAACACAGCAGACAAtgcctggagagggacttcTAAAATCAAATTTCCTCATGGGATGGTTGAGAAACTGTTCAGCCACTTGCATGTTCGTCTTGAAGAAAACTTCAGCAAAGGTTTTAAAAAGCATGTGTGATAATGTTTGCCCTGGATGTTGATCACCTCACTCGTGATCCTTCTGTTCCTCCAGTGTTTGTGCCTTTCCCCAACATACGAGCTGGCACTTCAAACAGGAAAAGTGATTGAACAGATGGGAAACTTTTACCCAGAGCTGAAACTTGCGTATGCTGTCCGAGGCAACAAACGTGAGTAAGGGGAAACACCACAAAGAGGAGTGAGGCCATGATGCACCAGAGCAGTCAGGTGGTGAAATGGCTTGGTCAGACAGGGCCAAAACATTTCCCTGTGTGCACAGCCACCCTAGAGCAGCCCTTCCTTCTGTCTCGGCAGTGGAGAGAGGGCAGAAGATCTCGGAGCAGATCGTAATCGGCACACCCGGCACCGTGCTGGACTGGTGTTCCAAACTGAAATTCATCGACCCCAAGAAGATCAAGGTGTTCGTGTTGGATGAGGCGGATGTGATGATTGCcacccagggccaccaggaccAGAGCATCCGCATTCAGAGGTAcggagggacacagggacagcgggGCTGTGAAGCAGCAAGAAGCAACAAGACGGAAATTATAGATTAGCTCTAGTCCAGGGGGTTCATAGAGGCACAATGTCAGGGGATGACAAGCAGtttcatttcacagaatcactggatTGGAAGAGACTTAcaagaccatcgagtccaacccagcccaaacacctcaactaaacccagtgccacatccaggttttgcttaaacacatccagggatggtgactgcaccacctccccaggcaggccattccagtacttttatcactctttccctaaaaaactttttcctaatatccaacctatatttcccttggtgcagcttgagactgtgtcctgtGGTTCTGTTAGTGCTGCCTGGTGAAAGAGACCAACCtcacctgagcacagccacctttcagggagctgtagagagtgataaggtcacccctgagtctccttttctccaggttgaacacccccagctccctcagtcattcctcacagggtttgtgttcccagcccctcaccagccttgttgccctcctttggatgcactCAAGTGTCTCgatgtccttcccaaactgggagcccagaactggacacagtgcTCAAGGTGCAGCTTCACCAAGGGTGAGGGGCTGCACAGGGGTGCACCCCTGTGCCAAATACAGGGGAGGAATGaccttcctgctcctgctgaccacactgttcctgacacaggccaggatgccattggccttattggcccccccaaaaaaaaaaaaaattccagtccCTGGAGCAGGGTTTATTCATTTTTAAGAAGGCAAGTCTGGATGCCTGTGGTCCATGAGGGAGTGATCATGGGTGGGTAAGATTTGTTTTAGTCTTTCCAGCCATGGAAATAACTGGTTCCAGGGTTATGGTTTTCCTTTGCCTGTAGCATGAATTCCATCAGGATATCAGGAGATGACAGTGTTGTGTGGGAACCCTCcctatttctctctctttcagAATGCTCCCCAGAGACTGCCAGATGCTTCTGTTTTCAGCCACTTTTGAGGATTCTGTTTGGAAGTTTGCTCAAAAAGTTGTTCCTGACCCAAACATTATCAAACTGAAGCGTGAGGAGGAGACCCTGGACACCATCAAGCAGTACTATGTGCTGTGCAATAACAGAGATGAGAAGTTCCGGGCTCTCTGTAACATCTACGGGGCCATCACCATCGCCCAGGCCATGATCTTCTGCCATGTGAGTGCTTCCAGTCCTAGTGACCCCCTCAGAGTCTGCAAGTGCTAAAACTaagccagacacagtttccaGAAAGGAACTGAGAACAAAATTGCCCTTTTTGGCTTCCCTGGTTCCATCTTTGAGTGAAATCCCAAAAGCCACATTAGTGCTGGCTGGTTTGATTCTCTAGGTTTGTCCATCCAGGAGACAACATTGGACTTTTTTATTCCTGAATGGTCACTGTTATCCCTGAAGTCCGCTGAAGCAAAGATCAGAGTAATGCACATTCTTCTAAAACTGAACTGGGGTTGGAAAATGGGTGAAAATAGGGCATAATGAGGGATTGGGAAGTGTTTTGGTTCTCTAGCTGATACAGAGCTGTTCCTGGGACTTAATTTCCCTCAGGTAATTGAGGATACACCTCTGGGATCTCACTATGAATCATACTGAgacttggttttctttttctggaagCTGCCATAATcatttttaggggaaaaaatcagtGCTGACAGAACCGAACAGCCAGGCAAAGTGACCTCAGACAAAATGAAAGTGTTTGGAATCTGCTGCAGCAGTTTGCTTTTAGGCTGTCTCAAGACATAATTGGAGCTCAAAAAACTGTTTAATTCAAGGCTGTGCAGAGCCTCTGTGGGATTCCACAACTGCATTCAGGTCTGACCCTGTCATTTTCCAAGCTGAGTAGTTGTGGTTTTGTGACAAGTTTAATGAGTTTTGAGTGTACACATGTAGTGTCAGTCTCCAGCAGAGTGAAATCCATGGAGCAGAGCACAAAGAAAATGTATCTTATTAATCAGGGGCTCCTGAGGTGGCTGAGGTGTGTTGTCCTCATGATACAGTTTGTAAGGGAGACAAAAACTGAGCAGCCACGGAGCTTCCAGTGGGCCCCCAGAGAGGTTCGTTGTCACTTTCCACATTAGACCCCCTCCCAAAtgtggggctggctgtgtgTTGCAGACTCGGAAGACGGCGGGGTGGCTGGCGGCGGAGCTGTCCCGGGAGGGCCACCAGGTGGCCTTGCTCAGCGGGGAGATGATGGTGGAGCAGAGAGCGGCCGTCATCGAGCGCTTCCGGGAGGGCAAGGAGAAGGTGCTGGTGACCACAAACGTCTGTGCCAGAGGTAGGATACAGAGGAATGGGGCCAGGTGATGCTCTAGGATTTGAGCTTTTGTATTTTCCATGGATTTGTGATCCTGCAGCTCTTTAGTGCAGAACTCTGAACTCCACACgcagtggcagctgctgttcTCCCGCTTTGGGCAGACACagcaattcctctccaggcctggcaatcaaggacacctcactgcctcaggccccaGGAGATCAAACAAAAGGGAGATGAGGGGAGCAAACTTggggtaaatgacttcattagctgaagctgtaattggaaggTTAacctccaatatgcaaatgaacCAAATTTATAAAAGTGAAAAGTGAAAACCCGTGACCTGTGGTCCATTTTTGAGTGTGGCCCCTGGAGGGctttgtctgcccaaaatgtacctgaaggcccttcaGTAAATACACCCActttttattccctttattttgtctggcctctgtttttaggtagcCTGAAAAGGCATCCCAGGGAGGGCTGGAAGCAGCATTTCCTAAGATAACACATCCCCTGGCCAGCTCACAGGAAGAATTTGCAGGTGTTCCAGTTGGGAGACGTTGGTGTCCTTACACTGTGTGCCTGTGGGCAAACACAGGATTGCTTGTTGGCTTCCTGCTGCTTGAGATGAAGAGTCTGTCCTCTGAGAGTCTGGCACCAAGCCTGCCTTGGGCTGCTGACATTCAGGGTTTGCAGTGAACGTGTGCCCAAGTatggaaaactgaaaaacagtgAAATCCAGTTCACTATCCCAGTAGGAATTTGTGGTGTAATTTGACATCCTAGAACAGTTAAGACAGGATTGtacttgggaaaaaaacaagtGGTCTTCAGAGCTttgcagggaaggagagagtTTCTGAAATACTTAAGTGCTGGTAGAATTACCAAAATATTTAAGTCTTTGGCTGCCTCAGTGG encodes the following:
- the LOC135285238 gene encoding ATP-dependent RNA helicase DDX19B, whose protein sequence is MATDSWALAVDEQEAAAESLSTLHLKDEKTKPDANGAVVKADDNVEKTEDEEKEDRAAQSLLNKLIRSNLVDTTNQVEVLQRDPTSPLYSVKSFEELRLKPQLLQGVYAMGFNRPSKIQENALPMMLAEPPQNLIAQSQSGTGKTAAFVLAMLSRVEPGNKYPQCLCLSPTYELALQTGKVIEQMGNFYPELKLAYAVRGNKLERGQKISEQIVIGTPGTVLDWCSKLKFIDPKKIKVFVLDEADVMIATQGHQDQSIRIQRMLPRDCQMLLFSATFEDSVWKFAQKVVPDPNIIKLKREEETLDTIKQYYVLCNNRDEKFRALCNIYGAITIAQAMIFCHTRKTAGWLAAELSREGHQVALLSGEMMVEQRAAVIERFREGKEKVLVTTNVCARGIDVEQVSVVINFDLPVDKDGNPDNETYLHRIGRTGRFGKRGLAINMVDSKHSMNILNRIQEHFNKKINKLDTDDLDEIEKINN